The segment TTAGATCTGGAACATTCAATCGTCCTTTTGATAATGCATCGGCAAGCATGACTGCCGGTCCACCGGCATGTGTTACGATGGCACAATTCTTACCCTTTACTTCTTTTAGGGTAAAGATACTGGCGACAGTCGTTAATTCTTCACGGCTATAACAACGAACGATACCCGCTTTTCTGAATAAAGCTTCTACGGCTGAATCAGAGCTGGCAATGGCTCCTGTATGAGAAGAGGCTGCTCGTTTTCCTGATTCAGTACTGCCTGCCTTAATGGCTGTTATTCTGCATCCTTTCTTAATGAGAGATGATGCATGATATAAGAGCTTGTCCGGATCTTTGATCTGTTCGATATAAAGCATCTTGATTTTGGAATCGGTAGCAGCGTTGAAATTCCGGTCCATATATTCCAGAATATCTTCCACACCTAGTTGTTTGGAGTTTCCAACTGACCATACCGATGAAAATCTCAATCCTTTACTTAAGGCTGATTCGATGATGAATAGAGCTGTTCCTCCCGAACTGGAAATAAAATCAACACCGTCTGGATGAAACTCAGGAATCGGTTGGGTAAAGACACCATGGAAATGAATATTCATTAAACCGATGCAGTTCGGACCGATCAGCGAAGCTCCTACTTCGTTGATTATTTCCAGAATTTTGTCTTCAAGTATTCCTCCTTCTTTCGTTTCTTCTCCAAATCCGGCCGAAATGATGATAAAGGCTTTTACGTTTTTCTGGTGAGCCAGTACGTCAACTACTTCTACGCAGGCTTTGCTTGGAATAGAAATGATAGCCATTTCCGTTTCCGGTATGTCTTGGACGGAATGATAGGATTTTAAACCCTGAACATCTGTCTCTTTTGCATTGACTACATACAAACTGCCTTTAAATTTCCCATCTAACAGATTTCTAACCAGTCGTCCTCCGGGCTTATGTATATTATTTGAACCACCGACAACAACGATACTCTGAGGGCAAATCAACTCTCTGTTAACCATACATTCTTCGCTTTATTGAGTGAATAATGGCAAATATAGTGATTTATTCGAACATTTTGTCTATTCCACTAGGGTAATTTTCTTGATTAGTCGTTGTGGATTCTGACGATTTGTTAGCACAAGGGTCTTTATATTGTTCCGGAATCTCAAAATCTTCTTCTTCCGAATAACCCAAAGACTTATCAGCATAGACTTTTTGCATGAATAAACCATATACAGGTAACGCAGAAGCCGCTCCTTGTCCCCATTCCATCCGGTCAAAATGAATGGATCGTTCTTCACCTCCAACCCAACAACCTGAAACCAGATTTGGAGTAAAGCCCATAAACCAGGCATCAGAGTTATTTTGTGTCGTACCGGTTTTACCTCCCATCGGGGCTTTGATGTGATAACGTCCGCGAATACGTCCGCCTGTACCACCATCGATTACACTTCGCAGCATATGCAACATCTTGTATGAAGCATCTTCCGTCAAGACTTCATTGACTTGAGTTGTGAAGTTCGCAATGGTGTTACCGTACGAGTCTTCTATGCGAGTTACATATAAAGGTTCTACACGAATGCCCTGATTGGCAAAAGTTGAATAGGCACTAACCATTTCTCCTACTGAAACATCGGGTGTCCCCAGACAGACAGAAACGACTGGATCTATGTCACCTTTTAATCCGAAGGAATGTAATAAGCGGACAAATGTGTATGGCGATAACTTACTCATCAGGTAAGCGGTTACCCAGTTGTCTGAATTTTGTAATCCCCATTGGATGCTGACCATTTCGCCAATGCGTTTCTTATTAGAGTTTCTTGGAATCCATAATTTACCATTCTCATCTGTCAGTTGTTGCTGGACATGCAGCATTTCATCACAGGGACTGATTCCTTCGATCATGGCTAATGAATATAAATAAGGTTTAATGGTTGAGCCAATTTGCCGGCGTCCTCCATTCACCATATCATATTGGAAATAGTTGTAATCAATGCCTCCGACATAAGCTTTAACGTATCCGTTATGCGGATCCATCGACATGAAGGCTGAACGCAGAAAGCCTTTATGATAACGGATAGAATCCCACGGTGACATGATGGTATCAACAGGACCGTTCCAGGTGAATACACGCATTTCTACAGGCTTCTGGAATTCTGCCCGCATTTCAGCTTCTTTCATACCGCTTTTCTTCATCCAGCGATAACGGTCGGTCTGATGCATTGCACGCATCAGAATAGTATCTATTTCTCCTGTTGTAAGGTCTCGAGAGAACGGGGCATAGCTACGTCCTTTTTTCTCTCTTGTAAATTGAGGCTGCAGGTATTCTCCGATGTGTTCACGTACGGCATCTTCTGCATACTTCTGCATGCGTGAATCAATGGTGGTGTATATTTTTAAGCCGTCGGTATAGAGATTATAAAACTCACCGTCGGCCCGTTTATTTTTATTGCACCAGCCATATAACGGATTTGTTTCCCATGAAACAGAATCCTCCTTGAATTTCTGTTCTTGCCAAGAAGCGTAATTTTTCCGGTTCGGTTTTTTGGCCGTCAGCGTCATACGCAAGAACTCCCGGAAGTAAGGGGCTAAACCATCTTTATGGTCGATCCTCTGAAAATGGAGTTTCAAAGGCAGCTTTTTCAAAGAATCACATTCAGCCTGTGTGATGTATCCGGCTTTCTGCATTTGGTCAAGAACTGTATTTCTACGTCCGCGTGTGCGTTCGTTTCTGCGAACTGGATTGAAATAGGAGGGATTCTTGCACATACCTACCAGCGTGGCTGCTTCTTCGATGGTCAGTGTCTTCGGTGTTTTCCCGAAATAGACAGAAGCTGCCGACTGGATTCCAACAGCGTTATAAAGGAAATCAAACTTGTTCAAGTACATATTGATGATTTCCTCTTTGGTATAATACCGCTCCAACTGTACGGCAATTACCCATTCGATGGGCTTTTGGAACAGTCGTTCCATAAAGTTATCAGCGCTTGGCGAAAATAACTGTTTCGCTAACTGCTGGGTGATGGTACTTCCTCCACCACCGCTTTTCTGCATCAGAATGCCTCGCTTGATAATGGCACGGAATAGACCGATAGCGTCAATGCCGCTATGTTCAGCGAATCGGACGTCTTCAGTTGCAATCAAAGCTTTTACCAAGTCGGGAGACAAGTCGTTGTATGTAACAAAGATGCGGTTGTCTGAACTGTGCGCATAACTTCCTATTGTTTTTCCATCTGAAGAAATAACCTGTGATGCGTATTTGTCAATCGGGTTTTCCAATTGTTCCACAGGTGGCATATAACCGATTGAGCCATTGGCTATAGCTGCAAAAAGTAGATAGACGGCAACTATGCCGGCGATGAATAATGACCAAAATAGAATTAAGAAACCTTTTGTTACTTTTGATGCCATTGTATATTGGGTATTTCTATAATAACAGATGACAAAGATACGTATTTCTTTCCAAACTGTTTGTGCTTTTTAGGAAAGAGAATGAATAATACTTATATAACTGTGGGATTATAATAAAAGGTTTGCGTACTTTTGTATGACTAAAAAGGAAAACAATGATGTCAAGAAGAAAAATCAACAATTGGCACTTGATCAAAGGACAGCCTTTGACCGAGTTGGACAAGCAAGTGCTGTATTACCAGAATAAAGGACATTTGGTTCCGAAGAGAAGCCTGATAAAGACTCCGGAGCAGATTGAAGGAATCCGTCGTAGTGGAGTAATCAATACTGGCGTTCTTGATCTGGTTGAGCATGAAATTAAAGAAGGAATGTCGACGGCACAGATTGATAAGTTAGTTTATGAGTATACGATGGATCACGGAGCTATTCCGGCACCTCTTAATTATGAAGGCTTCCCGAAAAGTGTCTGTACTTCTATCAACGAAGTGGTTTGCCATGGCATTCCCAGTGAGAAAGAAATTCTGCGAGACGGAGATATCATCAATGTAGATGCTTCAACGATTTTAGACGGTTATTATTCGGATGCTTCCCGTATGTTTATGATCGGAAATGTTTCTCCGGCTAAACGCCGTCTGGTAGAAGTGACGAAAGAATGTCTGCAGATAGGCATGGAGGCGGCTCAACCTTTTGGCTTTGTAGGCGATATAGGTCATGCCATTCAGAAACATGCCGAGAAGAACGGGTACTCCGTAGTACGTGATTTATGCGGTCATGGCGTTGGATTGGAATTTCACGAAGAACCAGAAGTCACCCATTTCGGAAGAAAAGGAACAGGCATGCTGCTGGTTCCGGGAATGGTGTTTACCATTGAACCGATGATCAATATGGGACGTTATGATGTTTATATTGATGCGGATGATAACTGGACGGTATTGACGGATGACGGACTGCCTTCTGCGCAATGGGAGCATACTTTTGTAATGACGGATCATGGATTGGAAATATTGACCCACTGAATTAGGGCTTACAGAAAAGAATGTATGGCACGAATGTTTCACAGGGAGGAGTTCGTGCCATCTTTTTCTCTTTATAGCCGATAGGCAATTCCCAAAGAAAGGTAGATGTTATACATCTTATAGGATAAGCCTTCAAAATCTGATGGAAAGATAGGTACTAAGCCCCAGGAAAGTTGTGCGGTTGCTGCCATCTTCTTTGTAAAGAACCAGTCGCCCGACGCCATTATGCCAGCGTCAAACGAACGGACTTCATTAGCGAAATCATAAGTGGCACTTTCTACAGTGATCTTCTCTCCGGTGGGTCCGCCGTTGCGTATATAGCCGTCTGATGCTACGCCTTCAAATTTGGCATCATTCTGAAAGGCAACATAACCGCCCAAGCGTACAGCCCATTGGTCATTTGGCCGCCAGGCCGCCATAATAGGCAAAACTAAATAGTCGTTGCGAACATTGGTCTGATCTTTTCCGGAAAAAGTTCCTGTGAATTTACCGGCATGATCACCTTCTCCGACAACCAGGCTTGTATATAAGTATTTTACATCTGCTTCTACTTTCATTCCTTTCAAGTCGATGGCTAAACCGGTTGTAACTCCCCAATTTGCATCCAGCCATCTTGTCAGATGGAAAGCTAATGTGCCGCCAAATCCGGGTTTCCAATAGTTGATTTTACGGATTTCAGCTGGAATAGGAAGCGGACTTGTTCCCCCTAAGTTATAGGCTGCAAAGACTTTCTTTTCCCAATTCTGTCTGAATTCCTGGGAAAAAACAGAAGTGCTTACCGATAAAAGCAGCAAACAGGCTGCTATTCGTATAATCCATATATTTTTCATATTCATTTGTCCTATATTAATACTATAAACCCTTTTCATCGCCTTCAGTAATGATTTTTACGTCATCGACTACCAGTTCACTGCCTGGTGCTCCTTCGTAGCGGTCTCCCCAAAAGCTGGAAGAGAAAACAACTGCTAATTTATATTCATGCTTGCTGAAATCAATTACTTCGTCGTTCATCCGCTTGAATTCTATATCAAATGCC is part of the Parabacteroides sp. AD58 genome and harbors:
- a CDS encoding transglycosylase domain-containing protein, with translation MASKVTKGFLILFWSLFIAGIVAVYLLFAAIANGSIGYMPPVEQLENPIDKYASQVISSDGKTIGSYAHSSDNRIFVTYNDLSPDLVKALIATEDVRFAEHSGIDAIGLFRAIIKRGILMQKSGGGGSTITQQLAKQLFSPSADNFMERLFQKPIEWVIAVQLERYYTKEEIINMYLNKFDFLYNAVGIQSAASVYFGKTPKTLTIEEAATLVGMCKNPSYFNPVRRNERTRGRRNTVLDQMQKAGYITQAECDSLKKLPLKLHFQRIDHKDGLAPYFREFLRMTLTAKKPNRKNYASWQEQKFKEDSVSWETNPLYGWCNKNKRADGEFYNLYTDGLKIYTTIDSRMQKYAEDAVREHIGEYLQPQFTREKKGRSYAPFSRDLTTGEIDTILMRAMHQTDRYRWMKKSGMKEAEMRAEFQKPVEMRVFTWNGPVDTIMSPWDSIRYHKGFLRSAFMSMDPHNGYVKAYVGGIDYNYFQYDMVNGGRRQIGSTIKPYLYSLAMIEGISPCDEMLHVQQQLTDENGKLWIPRNSNKKRIGEMVSIQWGLQNSDNWVTAYLMSKLSPYTFVRLLHSFGLKGDIDPVVSVCLGTPDVSVGEMVSAYSTFANQGIRVEPLYVTRIEDSYGNTIANFTTQVNEVLTEDASYKMLHMLRSVIDGGTGGRIRGRYHIKAPMGGKTGTTQNNSDAWFMGFTPNLVSGCWVGGEERSIHFDRMEWGQGAASALPVYGLFMQKVYADKSLGYSEEEDFEIPEQYKDPCANKSSESTTTNQENYPSGIDKMFE
- the map gene encoding type I methionyl aminopeptidase, which produces MSRRKINNWHLIKGQPLTELDKQVLYYQNKGHLVPKRSLIKTPEQIEGIRRSGVINTGVLDLVEHEIKEGMSTAQIDKLVYEYTMDHGAIPAPLNYEGFPKSVCTSINEVVCHGIPSEKEILRDGDIINVDASTILDGYYSDASRMFMIGNVSPAKRRLVEVTKECLQIGMEAAQPFGFVGDIGHAIQKHAEKNGYSVVRDLCGHGVGLEFHEEPEVTHFGRKGTGMLLVPGMVFTIEPMINMGRYDVYIDADDNWTVLTDDGLPSAQWEHTFVMTDHGLEILTH
- a CDS encoding porin family protein; protein product: MKNIWIIRIAACLLLLSVSTSVFSQEFRQNWEKKVFAAYNLGGTSPLPIPAEIRKINYWKPGFGGTLAFHLTRWLDANWGVTTGLAIDLKGMKVEADVKYLYTSLVVGEGDHAGKFTGTFSGKDQTNVRNDYLVLPIMAAWRPNDQWAVRLGGYVAFQNDAKFEGVASDGYIRNGGPTGEKITVESATYDFANEVRSFDAGIMASGDWFFTKKMAATAQLSWGLVPIFPSDFEGLSYKMYNIYLSLGIAYRL